One window of Acidobacteriota bacterium genomic DNA carries:
- the smpB gene encoding SsrA-binding protein SmpB, producing MAKPTKTEPLLASNRKASHEYHLIRRLEAGLVLIGPEVKSARAGKVNLKEAYVQIRQGEAWLLQAHFSPYSHARNIEVDPVRPRKLLLHASEILKLEREMAAGGMTLVPTKLYTKEGRIKLEIALAKGKKLHDKRDAKKQQEADREMDRARSSRVVN from the coding sequence TTGGCGAAACCGACAAAGACTGAACCACTCCTGGCGAGCAATCGGAAGGCCTCCCACGAGTATCACCTGATCCGCCGTCTCGAGGCCGGCCTCGTACTGATCGGTCCCGAGGTCAAGTCCGCGCGTGCCGGCAAGGTCAATCTGAAGGAAGCCTACGTCCAGATACGACAGGGCGAGGCGTGGCTGCTACAGGCTCATTTCAGTCCGTACAGTCACGCCCGAAATATCGAGGTGGATCCCGTTCGACCTCGCAAGTTGCTGCTCCACGCCAGTGAGATTCTCAAACTCGAGCGTGAGATGGCGGCCGGGGGCATGACGCTCGTACCGACCAAGCTCTACACGAAGGAAGGGAGAATCAAGCTCGAGATTGCGCTTGCCAAGGGTAAGAAGCTTCACGACAAGCGGGACGCCAAGAAGCAACAGGAGGCGGACCGGGAGATGGATCGGGCTCGCTCGTCACGCGTCGTGAACTAG
- the rsmI gene encoding 16S rRNA (cytidine(1402)-2'-O)-methyltransferase, producing the protein MSGRLYVIATPLGNLEDLSERARQTLGAVDLIVCEDTRRTGRLLARFKIDTPRRSSHRFNEARRLAPLLGKLHEGHDIALVTDAGTPAIADPGALLVAAAREAGIVIVPIPGPSAPATLLSISGISADRYVFDGYLPHRAGERRRRLRILANEERPIVLFETPHRIADTLSDMAGILGERVIVLGRELTKLHETVLRGSASELRAQLPDPIRGEFVMVLSPTTGGAAGPDDADADALAKEWEAALEAEDGDPRRALRRMSRDRGLRRDELSRQLAELGLGPTADR; encoded by the coding sequence GTGTCGGGCAGGCTGTATGTCATCGCAACACCGTTGGGCAATCTCGAGGATCTATCCGAGAGAGCGCGGCAGACATTGGGAGCGGTGGATCTGATCGTCTGCGAGGATACCCGCCGCACCGGTCGACTCCTGGCCCGGTTCAAGATCGACACACCTCGACGATCCAGCCACCGATTCAACGAGGCCCGACGACTGGCACCGCTCCTCGGAAAACTCCATGAAGGCCATGACATCGCGTTGGTGACCGACGCGGGAACCCCCGCGATTGCCGATCCGGGCGCGCTCCTCGTTGCCGCCGCTCGCGAGGCCGGGATCGTCATCGTCCCGATTCCGGGCCCGTCCGCGCCGGCAACGCTCCTCTCGATCAGTGGCATCTCCGCGGACCGCTACGTCTTCGACGGCTATCTTCCTCATCGCGCGGGCGAACGGCGGCGTCGCCTCCGGATCCTCGCGAACGAGGAACGGCCCATCGTTCTCTTCGAGACTCCCCATCGGATCGCGGATACGCTTTCCGACATGGCCGGAATTCTCGGCGAACGCGTCATCGTCCTGGGTCGCGAACTCACCAAGCTTCACGAGACGGTTCTGCGAGGATCGGCGTCAGAACTGCGGGCACAACTACCCGATCCGATTCGCGGAGAGTTCGTGATGGTTCTCTCGCCGACGACGGGCGGCGCGGCGGGTCCCGACGACGCCGACGCCGACGCCCTCGCGAAAGAGTGGGAGGCCGCCCTCGAGGCCGAGGACGGAGACCCTCGACGGGCCTTGCGACGCATGTCACGCGACCGCGGCCTCCGACGCGACGAGTTGTCGAGGCAGCTCGCGGAGCTGGGACTCGGACCGACCGCCGATCGGTGA
- a CDS encoding NAD+ synthase — translation MVKDLLAIDGHWTAELLTRFLRVELERTGLRDFVVGLSGGIDSAVSTALAARAVGPDRVHAYLLPYRQSSAASIDDALEVAENLALKTERVDISPMIDGFEEASGDVGRHRLGNVMARARMTILFDRSLKRNALVLGTSNKTELLLGYGTLHGDLASALNPIGDLYKTQVLALAEFLELPESVRKKPPSADLWPDQTDEDDLGFSYERIDRLLIAMIDQRHDDEVLIAAGFERSMIDDVRQRIVRTQFKRMPPVIGKVSLRTIGWDFRYPRAWKS, via the coding sequence ATCGTGAAAGATCTGCTGGCGATCGACGGACACTGGACCGCGGAACTCCTGACCCGATTCTTGCGCGTTGAGTTGGAACGAACCGGTCTGCGGGATTTTGTCGTCGGGCTGTCCGGTGGGATCGATTCCGCGGTCTCGACAGCTCTCGCGGCACGGGCCGTCGGGCCGGATCGGGTCCACGCCTACCTCCTCCCCTATCGACAGAGTTCCGCAGCGTCCATCGACGATGCCCTCGAGGTCGCAGAAAACCTGGCGCTGAAAACGGAACGTGTCGACATATCGCCGATGATCGATGGTTTCGAAGAAGCGTCGGGAGATGTGGGTCGTCACAGACTGGGAAACGTGATGGCCCGCGCGCGCATGACGATTCTCTTCGATCGATCGCTGAAACGGAACGCCCTGGTGTTGGGAACCAGCAACAAGACCGAGTTATTGCTTGGTTACGGCACGCTTCATGGCGATCTGGCCTCGGCACTGAACCCCATCGGCGATCTCTACAAGACCCAGGTCCTCGCCCTCGCCGAGTTCCTGGAACTTCCGGAGAGCGTCCGGAAGAAGCCTCCGTCGGCCGACCTGTGGCCCGATCAGACGGACGAGGACGACCTGGGTTTCAGTTATGAGCGGATCGACCGTCTCCTGATCGCGATGATCGACCAACGCCATGACGACGAAGTGCTAATCGCGGCCGGCTTCGAGCGTTCGATGATCGACGATGTGCGTCAACGAATTGTGCGGACGCAATTCAAGCGGATGCCTCCGGTGATCGGCAAGGTCAGCCTGCGGACCATCGGCTGGGATTTCCGCTACCCTCGAGCGTGGAAGAGCTGA
- a CDS encoding sigma-70 family RNA polymerase sigma factor — MSRNQNQASVVDEETAEVVVRQNPGEVEPGSERAAEHAPETVAAGRRPSVVSRSRVPEKPTAAILPIYLREMGSTPLINEGKEVELARELQEGREGIAKQALRLSVACREHCLENDAEGPKRGREWPLDDMERFYAKIVRYHREHRNETRLNTIAKQIKRHKLHVDHARDALILANLRLVVHLAKKYLNHGISFMDLIQEGNIGLMKAVEKFEYERGNKFSTYAYWWIKQAIERAIADKARVIRIPVHVNEKIKKISRISKELGEGLGRKPTPAEIAKKMQMPVTKVEEILGVVPEPQALEDMSGDDDSPGLMRFVADVNAPCPLERTVDRELREKVNSTLKVLSEREQEIIRLRFGIGREMPYTLEEIGRVMGLSRERVRQIEATALKKIQAAEECNDLREFLGV; from the coding sequence ATGTCTCGCAATCAGAATCAAGCAAGCGTGGTGGACGAAGAGACCGCCGAGGTCGTCGTTCGACAGAACCCCGGTGAGGTCGAGCCCGGCAGCGAACGGGCCGCCGAACACGCACCGGAGACCGTCGCCGCCGGACGCCGTCCCAGCGTGGTCTCACGAAGTCGAGTGCCGGAGAAGCCGACGGCCGCGATCCTGCCGATCTATCTCCGCGAGATGGGGTCCACCCCGCTCATCAACGAGGGCAAGGAAGTCGAGTTGGCTCGGGAGCTCCAGGAGGGTCGGGAGGGCATCGCCAAGCAGGCGCTCCGTCTATCCGTGGCCTGCCGAGAGCACTGTCTCGAGAACGACGCCGAGGGTCCCAAGCGGGGCCGGGAGTGGCCGCTGGATGACATGGAGCGGTTCTACGCCAAGATTGTTCGGTATCACCGTGAGCATCGCAACGAGACCCGTCTGAACACGATTGCGAAGCAGATCAAACGACACAAGCTTCACGTCGATCACGCCCGCGATGCGCTGATTCTGGCGAATCTTCGTCTGGTGGTTCATCTGGCGAAGAAGTACCTGAACCACGGAATCTCCTTCATGGACCTGATCCAGGAGGGGAACATCGGCCTGATGAAGGCGGTGGAGAAGTTCGAGTACGAACGTGGCAACAAATTCTCGACCTATGCCTACTGGTGGATCAAGCAGGCGATCGAGCGTGCGATCGCCGACAAGGCCCGAGTGATTCGGATTCCGGTTCACGTCAACGAGAAGATCAAGAAGATCTCGCGGATCTCCAAGGAGCTTGGAGAGGGACTCGGCCGCAAGCCGACCCCTGCCGAGATCGCCAAGAAGATGCAGATGCCGGTGACCAAGGTCGAGGAGATCCTCGGCGTTGTTCCGGAGCCTCAGGCTCTGGAGGACATGTCCGGCGATGACGATAGCCCGGGGCTCATGCGCTTCGTGGCCGACGTCAACGCGCCGTGTCCGCTGGAGCGTACGGTCGATCGCGAACTTCGTGAGAAGGTCAACAGCACGCTGAAGGTTCTGAGCGAGCGGGAGCAGGAGATCATCCGCCTGCGGTTTGGAATCGGACGGGAGATGCCCTACACCCTCGAGGAGATCGGACGCGTGATGGGGCTGTCCAGAGAGCGTGTCCGTCAGATCGAGGCCACGGCGTTGAAGAAGATCCAGGCGGCCGAGGAATGCAACGACCTTCGCGAGTTTCTCGGAGTTTGA
- a CDS encoding GNAT family N-acetyltransferase — MHRLAIASDAQVRTLSGQTHVLWGGGLDPDAYLDLWIELCRTDWVRDHATYYVLDDGDGNVLSSLKLYRPRLCWDGHESRIAALAGIFTPASLRRRGYARELIERVLEVAAEDGASLALLFSDIGTRYYRTLGFQELGADEHWMRISGATAGIPSSIELRSLTPAAVDDVVDAHRAYTEGRRFSIVRDKDHWDFILNRAQGFFRRLTGNRSRQRLEVAVRDGRFVGYLFSIEGAGEWNLREVGAAGGSIEWMAEIVRAGLGAAASRGARRCYGWIQPELAAALKDLPLRTETRRRMVPMLRTLGAGDDRQVPGLPDSYIAFQDQF, encoded by the coding sequence ATGCACCGACTTGCGATCGCGAGTGACGCCCAGGTTCGTACCCTCTCCGGGCAGACTCATGTCTTGTGGGGCGGCGGGTTGGATCCTGATGCCTACCTCGATCTCTGGATAGAGCTCTGCAGGACGGACTGGGTCCGGGACCATGCGACCTACTACGTTCTCGATGACGGCGACGGGAACGTCCTATCCAGCCTGAAGCTCTATCGACCCCGGCTCTGTTGGGACGGCCACGAGTCGCGGATCGCGGCGCTGGCAGGGATCTTTACGCCCGCGTCTCTGCGTCGACGCGGGTACGCCCGAGAGCTGATCGAGCGCGTGTTGGAGGTTGCAGCGGAAGACGGTGCGTCCCTGGCCCTTCTGTTTTCCGATATCGGGACCCGCTATTACCGCACACTCGGATTCCAGGAGCTGGGCGCCGACGAACACTGGATGCGAATCTCCGGGGCGACGGCCGGCATCCCATCCTCGATCGAGTTGCGGTCTCTCACGCCCGCCGCTGTCGACGACGTGGTCGACGCGCACCGGGCTTACACCGAGGGTCGTCGGTTTTCCATCGTCCGCGACAAAGACCACTGGGACTTCATTCTGAATCGAGCACAGGGGTTCTTTCGGCGGCTGACCGGGAACCGGTCGCGTCAGCGGTTGGAGGTGGCGGTCCGAGACGGACGGTTTGTCGGCTACCTGTTCAGTATCGAGGGCGCGGGCGAGTGGAACCTCCGGGAGGTCGGCGCTGCCGGCGGCTCGATCGAGTGGATGGCGGAGATTGTTCGGGCCGGGCTGGGAGCTGCGGCCAGTCGTGGTGCCCGTCGTTGCTACGGCTGGATCCAGCCGGAACTGGCCGCCGCGCTGAAGGACCTGCCGCTTCGAACCGAGACCCGGCGACGGATGGTGCCGATGCTACGAACCCTCGGGGCGGGGGACGACCGACAGGTTCCCGGGCTCCCCGATAGCTACATCGCTTTCCAGGACCAGTTCTAA
- the lptD gene encoding LPS assembly protein LptD, whose translation MTRQKDGGSRPSWALAVLLITAWALPILAQDPPPTDGVAGDPSRVEDSRLPAGLDIRFKGQLKETADGTFEFDGPVTIRHGTAQIQADRMSLSPDEIVQASGNVLVIWGGNRIFGDRATYSLKDQHGIFEDVIGHVDNQFIFWAKTAEKIGDETIRLRTATVTTCTQPVPYWSFSVSSATIRIDGYARMVNVRLRSGRVPFIYLPYLVWPVKQDRAAGLLMPQFHSSEERGESISQELFIPLGRSADMTVQGRYYTEAGFGAGTEVRFIPNRNGEGYFNGFFINDQVAGKSRYRAQFNQRQTFRNGFRMVADINLVSDFDYFTDFERQLNLVSSPTILARLEFSRNGKWTSTNVRELRREQLLSNGSELVQQTLPEIEWRGRSRQLGRSPFYLSYESSIASIQQRGEQQGRSIDADYFRGDLFPTLTLHWSAAPWLDINPTLQYRVTHYTQRQVSGGVFGTPIEVQDESLTRGLLGAGVEIIGPKISRIFGDPNDPSQSAYKHAIETRMSYGYLEPYDRSDEIVLYDEIDRFQGSGSRLNYALVQRLFAKRAQAEPDEDPGTGETIVLPDGSRSAAPPLADGPQPSPQSLANGSEDSTPVNREPLEIATFTMSQSRSFDDDVTFADLDSDGVNETTSKASNIALSGRYNPSPRTSLDVRSNYHILYNAFADTSVSGSIRSQLARVRFSLVHRNGLGVLQTGTMDDGMGNTIPIFSSREDDTQLRLTTGFSLFRGKLQLDLDGTLDVNPQDGQKRVPDHHWRLTYRTQCCTVFVERIDRQFSTSDRRDLYFRIDLTGIGKLLDLRY comes from the coding sequence ATGACGCGGCAGAAAGACGGTGGGTCTCGACCGAGTTGGGCTCTTGCGGTGCTGCTGATCACCGCGTGGGCGCTCCCGATCCTGGCCCAGGACCCGCCCCCCACCGACGGCGTCGCCGGCGATCCATCACGGGTCGAGGACAGCCGGCTTCCGGCCGGTCTGGATATCCGCTTCAAGGGGCAGTTGAAGGAGACCGCCGACGGGACCTTCGAGTTCGACGGTCCCGTCACGATCCGACACGGCACCGCTCAGATCCAGGCCGATCGGATGTCCCTGTCACCGGACGAGATCGTCCAGGCCTCCGGCAATGTGCTTGTGATCTGGGGTGGAAATCGGATCTTCGGTGATCGGGCGACCTACTCCCTGAAAGATCAGCATGGGATCTTCGAAGACGTCATCGGGCACGTCGACAACCAGTTCATCTTCTGGGCGAAGACGGCCGAGAAGATCGGAGACGAGACGATCCGTCTGCGCACCGCCACCGTCACGACCTGTACCCAGCCCGTTCCCTACTGGTCGTTTTCCGTCTCCAGCGCGACGATCCGAATTGACGGCTACGCCCGCATGGTCAACGTGAGGCTGCGTTCGGGTCGGGTGCCGTTCATCTACCTGCCGTATCTGGTCTGGCCGGTAAAACAAGATCGCGCGGCGGGTCTGCTGATGCCGCAGTTCCACAGTAGCGAGGAGAGGGGAGAATCGATCTCCCAGGAGCTGTTCATTCCACTCGGGAGAAGCGCCGATATGACGGTGCAGGGACGGTATTACACCGAGGCCGGGTTCGGGGCCGGCACCGAGGTTCGCTTCATTCCGAACCGCAACGGCGAGGGTTACTTCAACGGCTTCTTCATCAACGACCAGGTCGCGGGCAAGAGTCGTTATCGCGCGCAGTTCAACCAACGCCAGACGTTTCGAAACGGATTCAGGATGGTGGCCGATATCAACCTGGTGTCGGATTTCGACTACTTCACAGACTTTGAGCGTCAGTTGAATCTGGTGAGTTCGCCGACGATTCTGGCGCGTCTGGAATTCTCTCGGAACGGGAAATGGACCAGTACGAACGTGCGGGAGCTGCGACGCGAGCAACTCCTGTCCAACGGGTCGGAGCTGGTCCAGCAGACTCTGCCCGAGATCGAGTGGCGTGGCAGAAGCCGTCAGCTGGGCCGGTCGCCGTTCTACCTGAGCTATGAATCGTCGATTGCGTCGATCCAGCAACGTGGCGAGCAACAGGGCCGGTCGATCGATGCCGACTATTTTCGCGGCGATCTATTCCCGACCTTGACGCTTCACTGGTCTGCGGCACCGTGGCTCGATATCAACCCCACACTTCAATACCGTGTGACCCACTACACCCAGCGTCAAGTTTCGGGCGGCGTGTTCGGGACCCCCATCGAGGTCCAGGATGAGTCGTTGACCCGAGGACTCCTGGGCGCGGGTGTCGAGATCATCGGCCCCAAGATCTCCCGAATCTTCGGCGACCCGAATGATCCCTCCCAGTCGGCGTACAAGCACGCGATCGAAACCCGGATGAGCTACGGGTACCTCGAGCCCTATGACCGCAGCGACGAGATCGTGCTCTACGACGAAATCGATCGGTTTCAGGGCAGTGGCAGCCGACTCAACTATGCGCTGGTCCAGCGGCTCTTTGCGAAACGTGCCCAGGCCGAGCCGGACGAGGATCCGGGAACGGGCGAGACCATCGTCCTGCCCGACGGGTCTCGGAGCGCCGCCCCGCCGCTGGCCGACGGCCCTCAGCCCTCACCCCAGTCGCTCGCGAACGGCTCCGAAGATTCGACTCCGGTGAACCGTGAACCACTCGAGATCGCGACGTTCACGATGTCCCAGTCGCGTTCGTTCGATGACGACGTGACCTTCGCCGACCTGGATTCCGACGGAGTCAACGAGACCACATCCAAGGCCAGCAATATCGCCCTCTCCGGCCGCTACAATCCGTCTCCGCGGACGAGTCTCGATGTCCGTAGCAACTACCACATCCTCTACAACGCATTCGCGGACACGTCGGTGTCCGGTTCCATCCGTAGCCAGCTCGCCCGGGTCCGATTCTCCCTTGTTCATCGAAACGGTCTCGGTGTCTTGCAAACCGGAACGATGGACGACGGCATGGGAAACACCATCCCGATATTCTCTTCGCGCGAGGACGATACCCAGTTGAGGCTGACAACCGGTTTCAGCCTGTTCCGCGGCAAACTGCAGCTGGACCTTGACGGCACGCTGGACGTCAATCCGCAGGACGGGCAGAAGCGGGTGCCGGATCACCACTGGCGACTGACCTATCGAACCCAGTGCTGTACGGTGTTCGTCGAGCGCATCGATCGCCAGTTCAGCACGAGCGATCGTCGCGATCTCTACTTTCGTATCGATCTGACCGGGATCGGCAAGCTTCTGGATCTGAGGTACTGA
- the rfbD gene encoding dTDP-4-dehydrorhamnose reductase: protein MTSKNNTLVLGGSGQLGTALVVQLARKGEPSRAPRRNQWDLSLIDEAERHVESYAPTTIINAAAYNDVDGAETADGADEAWLLNVKLPGVLAGACAKRGIRFVHVSTDYVFDGRSDRPYTETDPTGPLQVYGRGKLAGERAVLEADATALVVRTSTVYGPSRRVQPNFVTRVLAQARGHEKVEMVCGSKSSPTYAPDLAAAIMELLACKAEGLVHFANDEVCTRYEFAAEILRRAGLHKTTQLRLCEDRPGGAPRPKFSVLETSRFRALTGTQPRPWRVALTQYLSWIEANRTLEEEA from the coding sequence ATGACGTCGAAGAACAACACGCTGGTTCTCGGTGGATCGGGTCAACTCGGGACGGCCCTCGTCGTCCAGCTGGCCCGCAAGGGAGAGCCCAGCCGGGCGCCGCGACGAAACCAGTGGGATCTCAGCCTCATCGACGAGGCTGAACGACACGTCGAGTCTTACGCGCCGACAACGATCATCAACGCGGCCGCGTACAACGATGTCGACGGTGCGGAAACAGCTGACGGAGCCGACGAGGCGTGGTTGTTGAACGTCAAGTTGCCAGGCGTACTGGCCGGTGCATGTGCGAAACGGGGGATCCGTTTCGTCCACGTCTCGACGGACTACGTGTTCGACGGACGCAGTGATCGCCCGTATACGGAGACGGATCCGACCGGTCCTCTGCAGGTCTACGGGAGAGGAAAGCTGGCAGGCGAACGGGCCGTACTGGAAGCCGACGCGACCGCATTGGTCGTACGAACGTCAACGGTGTATGGCCCGTCACGCCGAGTGCAACCAAACTTTGTGACGCGCGTGTTGGCCCAGGCTCGCGGGCACGAAAAGGTCGAGATGGTCTGTGGGTCAAAGTCCTCGCCGACGTACGCACCGGATCTGGCCGCGGCCATCATGGAACTCCTTGCGTGCAAGGCCGAGGGATTGGTCCACTTTGCCAATGACGAGGTCTGCACACGCTACGAGTTCGCCGCTGAGATTCTCCGTCGGGCCGGTCTCCACAAGACGACCCAACTTCGCCTGTGCGAAGACAGGCCGGGTGGCGCACCGCGTCCGAAGTTCTCCGTTCTTGAAACCTCGCGATTTCGGGCCCTCACCGGAACCCAACCCCGACCCTGGCGCGTCGCTCTGACCCAGTACCTATCCTGGATCGAGGCCAACCGAACCCTGGAAGAAGAGGCATGA